One Polynucleobacter sp. MWH-Spelu-300-X4 genomic window carries:
- a CDS encoding DUF3579 domain-containing protein produces MTAKQFFIQGLTHDGKPFRPSDWAERLCGVMAQFRPEDDSSDPRFTYSPYVKPVNIAGVKCVVVDERLRDIEPKAMDFVKNFAKDNNLPIVEACEIPSKS; encoded by the coding sequence GTGACGGCCAAACAATTCTTTATACAAGGCTTAACTCATGATGGCAAACCTTTCAGACCCAGTGACTGGGCGGAAAGACTTTGCGGAGTTATGGCTCAATTTCGCCCAGAGGACGACTCCAGCGACCCTAGATTCACCTACTCACCCTACGTTAAGCCCGTCAATATTGCCGGCGTCAAATGCGTGGTTGTAGATGAACGACTAAGAGATATTGAGCCCAAAGCCATGGATTTCGTCAAAAACTTCGCTAAAGACAACAATTTACCAATTGTTGAAGCCTGCGAAATCCCTTCTAAATCCTAA
- the clpA gene encoding ATP-dependent Clp protease ATP-binding subunit ClpA — protein MIAQELEVTLHMAFVDARAARHEFITVEHLLCALIDNATAADVLKACAVNLDDLKSNLKNFIDDNTPIVPGSEEVDTQPTLGFQRVIQRAIMHVQSTSNGKKEVNGANVLVAIFGEKDSHAVYYLQQQGITRLDVVNYISHGIRKDQAEPPKPSESSSEGEEGGAASKDSPLEQYTQNLNVSARQGRIDPLIGREGEVERVIQVLCRRRKNNPLLVGEAGVGKTAIAEGLAWRITQNDVPEVLAKATVYSLDMGALLAGTKYRGDFEQRLKGVLKNLKDNPDAILFIDEIHTLIGAGAASGGTLDASNLLKPALSSGQMKCIGATTFNEYRGIFEKDAALSRRFQKVDVLEPTVDQTVQILRGLKSKFEEHHSVKYAQAALTAAAELSARYINDRHLPDKAIDVIDEAGAAQRILPKSKQKKTIGRQEIEDIVAKIARIPPQSVSVDDRSKLQTLDRDLKSVVFGQDPAIEVLASAIKMSRAGLGKDDKPIGSFLFSGPTGVGKTEVAKQLAFIMGIELIRFDMSEYMERHAVSRLIGAPPGYVGFDQGGLLTEAVNKKPHCVLLLDEIEKAHPDIFNILLQVMDHGTLTDNNGRKADFRNVIIIMTTNAGAETMQKSTIGFTTARQAGDEMGDIKRTFTPEFRNRLDAIVAFRSLDESIILRVVDKFLMQLEEQLHEKKVDASFSAGLRSYLAKHGFDPLMGARPMQRLIQDLVRKALADELLFGKLAHGGHVVVDIDQDDKVVLDFDAPVRPAVKKLEAGDMEKI, from the coding sequence ATGATTGCTCAAGAGTTAGAAGTTACCTTGCATATGGCGTTTGTCGACGCTCGAGCGGCTAGACATGAATTTATTACCGTAGAGCATTTGTTATGCGCTTTGATTGATAACGCTACAGCTGCTGATGTTTTAAAAGCTTGTGCAGTCAATTTAGATGATCTCAAAAGTAACCTTAAAAACTTTATCGACGACAACACACCGATTGTTCCAGGGTCTGAAGAGGTTGATACACAACCAACGCTTGGTTTCCAACGAGTGATTCAGCGCGCCATCATGCATGTTCAATCAACATCCAATGGTAAAAAAGAAGTAAATGGTGCCAATGTGTTGGTTGCCATTTTTGGTGAAAAAGATTCACATGCTGTGTATTACTTGCAGCAACAAGGTATTACTCGTTTAGATGTGGTTAATTACATTAGCCATGGCATTAGAAAAGATCAAGCAGAGCCACCTAAGCCTAGCGAGAGTAGTTCTGAGGGTGAGGAGGGTGGCGCAGCAAGTAAAGATAGCCCTCTTGAGCAATATACGCAAAATCTTAACGTGTCTGCTCGGCAGGGGCGTATTGATCCTTTGATTGGTCGTGAAGGAGAAGTTGAGCGTGTTATTCAAGTGCTTTGCCGTCGTAGAAAAAATAATCCATTGCTAGTGGGTGAGGCTGGGGTTGGTAAAACCGCGATTGCGGAAGGTTTGGCTTGGCGTATTACGCAAAACGATGTTCCTGAGGTATTGGCCAAAGCGACTGTTTACTCATTAGATATGGGCGCTTTATTAGCAGGCACTAAGTATCGCGGTGATTTTGAGCAGCGCTTGAAAGGTGTTTTAAAAAATCTTAAAGATAATCCTGATGCCATCTTGTTTATTGATGAGATTCATACGTTGATTGGTGCTGGAGCTGCATCTGGCGGCACATTGGACGCGAGTAACCTTTTAAAGCCAGCTTTATCTAGTGGTCAGATGAAATGTATTGGCGCCACTACTTTTAATGAGTACAGGGGCATTTTTGAAAAAGACGCGGCGCTTTCTCGTCGTTTCCAAAAAGTGGATGTGCTTGAGCCTACGGTTGATCAAACAGTACAAATCTTGCGCGGTTTGAAATCTAAATTTGAAGAGCACCACAGTGTTAAGTATGCCCAAGCAGCTTTAACAGCTGCTGCGGAGTTATCTGCGCGTTATATCAATGACCGTCACTTACCAGATAAAGCGATTGATGTGATTGACGAAGCGGGTGCCGCACAACGTATCTTGCCAAAATCTAAACAAAAGAAAACTATTGGCCGCCAAGAGATTGAAGATATTGTGGCAAAAATTGCGCGCATTCCTCCGCAATCTGTGTCTGTTGACGATAGAAGTAAGTTGCAAACTTTGGATCGAGATTTGAAGAGTGTGGTGTTTGGTCAAGATCCTGCTATCGAAGTATTGGCATCTGCTATCAAGATGTCTCGTGCAGGCCTTGGTAAAGACGATAAGCCAATTGGATCCTTCTTGTTTTCGGGCCCTACTGGCGTTGGTAAAACTGAGGTGGCTAAACAGTTGGCATTCATTATGGGTATTGAACTGATTAGGTTTGATATGTCTGAGTACATGGAGCGTCACGCGGTGAGCCGTTTAATTGGCGCGCCTCCAGGGTATGTTGGATTTGACCAGGGCGGTTTGTTAACGGAAGCGGTTAATAAGAAACCTCATTGTGTTTTGTTGCTTGATGAAATTGAAAAAGCTCACCCTGATATTTTCAATATCCTATTGCAGGTCATGGATCACGGTACGCTGACTGATAACAATGGTCGTAAAGCAGATTTTAGAAATGTCATCATTATCATGACGACCAATGCTGGTGCCGAGACGATGCAAAAATCAACCATTGGCTTTACAACTGCGCGTCAAGCTGGCGATGAGATGGGAGATATTAAGCGGACATTTACACCGGAATTCCGCAATCGTTTAGATGCCATCGTGGCATTTAGATCGCTTGATGAAAGTATCATTTTGCGTGTTGTTGATAAATTCTTGATGCAATTAGAAGAGCAGCTACATGAGAAGAAAGTAGATGCAAGCTTTAGCGCTGGATTAAGAAGTTATTTGGCGAAGCATGGTTTCGACCCATTAATGGGCGCAAGACCAATGCAACGCTTGATTCAAGATTTAGTTCGAAAAGCTTTGGCCGATGAGTTGTTGTTTGGCAAGTTGGCGCATGGTGGCCATGTAGTCGTTGATATTGATCAAGACGACAAAGTAGTTTTAGATTTTGATGCTCCTGTAAGGCCTGCCGTCAAGAAGCTTGAGGCAGGCGATATGGAGAAGATTTAA
- a CDS encoding DUF192 domain-containing protein, with protein sequence MALFLATCGAFLQAEPLPSISLQAGIYKIQAEVASTPSSRQLGLMYRVYLPANDGMLFIFENKDTHCFWMRNTKIPLAIAFIGDDGKIVNIEEMKPMSDDNHCPTAPIRYALEMNQNWFSQKGLSAGNVISGIPRR encoded by the coding sequence ATTGCTTTATTTTTAGCGACGTGTGGCGCTTTTCTTCAAGCAGAACCCCTCCCCAGCATCAGCCTACAAGCTGGCATCTATAAAATCCAGGCAGAAGTAGCATCCACCCCCAGCTCTAGACAGCTAGGATTAATGTACCGTGTTTATTTACCGGCCAACGATGGCATGCTTTTTATCTTTGAGAATAAAGACACCCATTGTTTTTGGATGAGAAATACCAAGATTCCTTTAGCAATCGCTTTCATTGGCGATGATGGGAAAATTGTGAACATTGAAGAAATGAAACCGATGTCGGACGACAATCACTGCCCGACAGCGCCCATTCGCTATGCTCTAGAAATGAACCAGAACTGGTTCTCGCAAAAAGGATTGAGTGCGGGAAATGTCATTTCAGGCATCCCCCGCCGTTAA
- a CDS encoding pyrimidine/purine nucleoside phosphorylase, which translates to MQFDQVSVGKKANVFFDGKCVSHTVTLPSGERKSVGVILPSTLRFDLSTKEVMEVVDGTAYVSINGAPEQAFTAGQSWTVEAGGYFVIRAEQAVHYVCHFG; encoded by the coding sequence ATGCAATTTGATCAAGTAAGTGTTGGCAAAAAAGCTAATGTGTTTTTTGATGGTAAGTGTGTTTCACATACAGTCACTTTGCCAAGTGGAGAGCGAAAGTCTGTTGGCGTTATTTTGCCTAGTACTTTGCGTTTTGATTTGAGTACTAAAGAGGTCATGGAAGTGGTTGATGGAACTGCTTATGTGAGCATTAACGGTGCGCCTGAGCAAGCATTTACTGCTGGCCAATCATGGACGGTAGAGGCTGGTGGATATTTTGTTATTCGCGCAGAGCAGGCAGTTCATTATGTTTGTCATTTTGGTTAA
- the murJ gene encoding murein biosynthesis integral membrane protein MurJ has protein sequence MNLLSAAAKVSSLTMLSRITGLLRETLIARTYGASEWTDAFNVAFRIPNLLRRLFAEGAFSQAFVPVLGETNAKEGQEGTTLMVSAIATLLFWALVLTVLTGVFAAPWIIFMVASGFKASNAHDTSLILTRMMFPYIGLISLVSLSAGILNTYKRFAIPAFTPVLLNLSMIFSSWLIAPYLQTPIYALGIGVILGGISQLAIQIPALKKIGMLPQIGLSWKTVKKAWHHPGARKVLTLMGPALFAVSVAQLSLIINTNIASHLAAGSVSWLSYADRLMEFPTALLGVAIGTVLLPSLSKANASANQEQIADLMDWGLKLTFILAAPSALALFIFGEPLAAVLYHYGQFNATDVSMTQSALAAYGVGLIGLILVKILAPAYYSRQDIKTPVKIAIRVLILTQLANIILVPWLNHAGLALSIGLGACLNAWMLWRGLSKLGVLKKNAAWLPFLWRLGLALISIGLILYVGAHQHNWIELRHTPLIRISLLTGWLAVAGATYLGVLWILGFRTKDFLYRTE, from the coding sequence GTGAATTTATTATCTGCCGCCGCCAAAGTCAGCAGCCTAACGATGCTCTCCCGCATCACTGGTTTACTGCGAGAAACCCTGATAGCCCGTACTTACGGGGCTTCAGAATGGACTGATGCCTTCAATGTGGCATTCAGAATCCCCAACTTATTACGCAGATTATTTGCTGAAGGGGCGTTTTCCCAAGCTTTCGTCCCCGTTTTAGGGGAAACCAACGCCAAAGAGGGTCAAGAAGGCACTACCTTAATGGTTAGCGCTATCGCTACCCTTCTCTTTTGGGCCCTGGTTTTAACGGTTCTGACGGGCGTTTTCGCCGCCCCCTGGATCATTTTTATGGTGGCTTCAGGCTTTAAAGCGAGTAATGCCCACGATACAAGCCTCATTCTGACCAGAATGATGTTTCCCTATATTGGCTTAATTTCCTTAGTTTCACTGTCAGCAGGCATCCTAAACACCTATAAACGCTTCGCGATACCTGCTTTTACCCCTGTTTTACTCAATTTATCGATGATTTTTTCATCATGGCTTATCGCCCCTTACCTCCAAACACCTATTTACGCTCTGGGTATCGGTGTTATTTTGGGGGGCATCAGCCAATTAGCCATTCAAATACCAGCTCTTAAAAAGATAGGCATGCTGCCTCAGATAGGCCTATCTTGGAAAACAGTTAAAAAAGCATGGCATCACCCAGGTGCTAGAAAAGTTCTAACCCTCATGGGCCCAGCTTTATTTGCAGTATCCGTAGCGCAACTATCCCTCATCATTAATACCAATATCGCCTCTCATTTGGCCGCTGGTAGCGTTTCTTGGCTGTCTTATGCTGATAGATTGATGGAATTCCCAACCGCCTTATTGGGCGTGGCTATTGGTACTGTTTTATTACCTAGCTTAAGCAAAGCGAATGCCTCAGCGAATCAAGAACAAATTGCCGATTTAATGGATTGGGGTTTGAAGCTCACCTTCATTTTGGCAGCACCTTCAGCCTTAGCTTTATTTATATTCGGCGAACCGTTAGCCGCAGTGCTTTATCACTATGGTCAATTTAATGCGACAGACGTCAGCATGACTCAATCGGCATTAGCAGCATACGGTGTTGGTCTGATTGGCCTGATCTTAGTTAAGATTTTGGCGCCAGCCTACTACTCTCGCCAAGATATTAAAACGCCCGTCAAAATAGCCATACGAGTTTTAATATTGACGCAATTGGCCAATATTATTCTTGTTCCTTGGCTCAATCATGCAGGTTTAGCCCTGTCTATTGGCTTAGGCGCCTGCTTGAATGCTTGGATGCTTTGGCGCGGTCTATCCAAATTAGGCGTTCTCAAAAAGAATGCGGCTTGGCTGCCATTTTTATGGAGGCTAGGCCTTGCATTAATCAGTATTGGCCTTATTTTGTATGTTGGGGCACACCAGCATAACTGGATTGAGCTGCGTCATACGCCTCTGATTAGAATTAGCTTATTGACTGGATGGCTTGCGGTCGCAGGCGCAACTTATCTTGGCGTTTTGTGGATACTAGGATTTAGAACAAAAGATTTTTTATACAGAACAGAATAA
- a CDS encoding SirB1 family protein, translated as MPTQQLDYFTSLVAEDEHFPLTEAAIAIAQHAYPDLIVQNVMDELDLLGDKLKHRISKEMPGLQKLQLLKSYFYKDLGFGPNRNDYYDPDNSYIHSVLQTRRGIPISLALIFMELGQQIGLPIKGVSFPNHFMIRISLPQGEVIMDPLTGTSLSKQELQEMLDPYLDAQGYRGEYQLPLAAFLRSSSPREILSRFLRNLKAIYTQHDRWERLLGIQQRLVILLPEALEEVRDRGLALAQLDYIRPAIEDMQRYIDESPDASDQDEIREQIMQLEQQSRHH; from the coding sequence ATGCCAACCCAACAATTAGACTATTTCACATCGCTAGTCGCAGAGGATGAACATTTCCCTCTAACAGAAGCGGCTATTGCTATTGCTCAGCATGCCTATCCAGATTTAATTGTTCAAAATGTCATGGATGAGCTGGATTTACTCGGCGACAAGTTAAAGCACCGTATTAGCAAAGAAATGCCTGGGTTACAGAAATTGCAATTGCTTAAATCGTATTTTTATAAAGATTTAGGCTTTGGCCCAAACCGTAACGATTACTACGATCCTGATAACTCCTACATTCATAGCGTATTACAAACTCGCCGCGGCATTCCTATTTCACTGGCCCTTATTTTTATGGAGCTAGGCCAGCAAATCGGTCTACCTATTAAAGGGGTTTCCTTTCCCAATCATTTCATGATTCGCATATCACTCCCTCAAGGAGAGGTCATCATGGATCCACTAACGGGCACCTCTTTATCCAAACAAGAATTGCAAGAAATGCTAGATCCTTATTTAGATGCTCAAGGTTATCGGGGTGAGTATCAATTGCCACTCGCGGCATTTTTAAGATCCTCTAGTCCAAGAGAAATTCTTTCAAGATTTTTAAGAAATTTAAAAGCCATCTACACCCAACATGATCGCTGGGAAAGATTACTAGGCATTCAACAACGCTTGGTTATTTTGCTGCCAGAGGCTCTTGAAGAAGTAAGAGACCGTGGTTTAGCTTTAGCTCAACTCGATTACATTCGCCCTGCCATCGAAGATATGCAACGCTATATTGATGAATCGCCGGATGCTAGCGATCAAGATGAAATTCGTGAACAAATCATGCAGCTTGAGCAACAGTCGCGTCATCATTAA
- the rpsT gene encoding 30S ribosomal protein S20: MANTAQARKRARQAVAQNEHNASLRSRLRTAIKSVRKAVDAGDQAAAAKVFQAAQATIDKIADKNVVHKNTAARTKSRLSAAVKGMTA; encoded by the coding sequence ATGGCAAATACAGCCCAAGCTCGCAAACGCGCCCGCCAGGCCGTTGCACAAAATGAACATAACGCAAGCTTGCGTTCACGTCTTCGTACAGCAATTAAGTCTGTTCGTAAGGCTGTTGACGCTGGCGATCAAGCTGCCGCAGCTAAGGTTTTCCAGGCTGCTCAAGCTACTATCGATAAAATCGCTGACAAGAATGTTGTGCATAAGAATACTGCTGCACGTACAAAATCACGCTTGTCTGCTGCTGTAAAAGGCATGACTGCCTAA
- the clpS gene encoding ATP-dependent Clp protease adapter ClpS — protein sequence MDRQSERVQPPKMYRVVLLNDDYTPMEFVVMIIQEYFHKDQESATRIMLQVHLEGKGVCGVFTKDVAATKVHQVVDRAREAGHPLQCTMEAA from the coding sequence ATGGATAGACAGTCGGAGAGGGTTCAGCCGCCAAAAATGTATAGGGTGGTGTTATTAAATGATGACTACACTCCAATGGAATTTGTCGTGATGATCATTCAAGAGTATTTTCATAAAGATCAAGAAAGTGCGACCAGAATTATGTTGCAGGTTCATCTAGAGGGTAAAGGAGTTTGTGGTGTATTTACCAAAGATGTTGCTGCGACGAAAGTTCACCAAGTAGTAGATAGGGCTCGCGAAGCGGGTCATCCTTTGCAATGTACGATGGAGGCAGCATGA
- a CDS encoding argininosuccinate synthase: MSDIKKVVLAYSGGLDTSVILKWLQDTYHCEIVTFTADLGQGEELEPARTKALQFGIKPENIFIDDLREEFVRDFVFPMFRANTIYEGEYLLGTSIARPLIAKRQIEIAHQTGAQAVSHGATGKGNDQVRFELGYYSLEPSIKVIAPWREWDLLSREKLLAYAEQHGIPVEMKHKQGGAPYSMDANLLHISYEGRHLEDPKAEAEESMWRWTVSAEQAPDAPEYLDIEFERGDAVAINGTRYKPHELLAELNKIGGKHGVGRLDLVENRYVGMKSRGCYETPGGTILLKAHRGIESITLDREVAHLKDDLMPRYASLIYNGYWWAPERVALQTLIDHTQQTVSGFVRVKLYKGSVSVVARDSKYTLFDQTIATFDDDGGAYNQADAGGFIKLNALRMRIAANARRKRGA; the protein is encoded by the coding sequence ATGTCAGATATTAAGAAAGTAGTTCTTGCTTATTCCGGTGGTCTTGATACCAGCGTTATTTTGAAATGGTTGCAAGACACCTACCATTGCGAAATCGTTACTTTTACTGCTGATTTGGGTCAGGGGGAAGAGTTGGAGCCTGCGCGCACAAAGGCACTTCAATTTGGCATTAAGCCAGAAAATATTTTTATTGATGATCTTCGCGAAGAATTTGTCAGAGATTTCGTCTTCCCTATGTTCCGTGCAAATACTATTTATGAAGGCGAGTATTTGTTAGGGACATCTATTGCTCGTCCTTTGATTGCCAAGCGTCAGATTGAGATTGCTCATCAGACGGGCGCTCAAGCGGTTTCTCACGGTGCGACTGGCAAGGGTAATGATCAAGTTCGTTTCGAATTGGGGTATTACTCATTAGAGCCATCGATTAAGGTTATTGCTCCATGGCGTGAGTGGGATTTATTGTCTCGCGAAAAATTATTGGCCTATGCCGAACAGCATGGTATTCCTGTTGAAATGAAGCATAAGCAAGGTGGCGCACCTTATTCAATGGATGCGAACTTATTGCACATTAGCTACGAAGGTCGTCACCTAGAAGATCCTAAGGCTGAGGCTGAAGAATCTATGTGGCGTTGGACGGTGTCTGCTGAACAAGCACCAGATGCTCCAGAGTATTTAGATATTGAGTTTGAGCGTGGTGATGCTGTTGCTATTAATGGCACTCGTTATAAGCCGCACGAATTATTGGCCGAGTTAAATAAAATTGGCGGTAAACATGGTGTGGGCCGTCTAGATTTGGTGGAAAACCGTTATGTAGGCATGAAGAGCCGTGGTTGTTACGAAACACCGGGAGGCACTATCTTGTTGAAGGCTCACCGCGGTATTGAAAGTATTACTTTAGACCGTGAAGTAGCGCACTTAAAAGATGACTTGATGCCACGTTATGCAAGTTTGATTTACAACGGCTACTGGTGGGCGCCTGAAAGAGTTGCTTTGCAAACTTTAATTGATCATACACAGCAAACAGTGAGTGGTTTTGTGCGAGTAAAGCTTTATAAGGGCTCGGTAAGTGTTGTTGCTAGAGATTCCAAGTACACCTTGTTTGATCAAACTATTGCGACATTCGATGATGATGGTGGCGCTTATAACCAAGCTGATGCTGGCGGATTTATTAAATTAAACGCTTTGCGTATGCGTATTGCGGCTAATGCCCGCCGCAAGCGTGGCGCTTAA
- the dut gene encoding dUTP diphosphatase → MKKLQVKILDERIKNNLPQYATSGSAGLDLKACLDEAITIEPGQTVLVPTGIAIYLDDPGYAALILPRSGLGHKHGIVLGNLVGLIDSDYQGQLMVSTWNRGQTSFKLEPMERLAQLVIVPVAQVEWDEVEEFTASDRGAGGFGSTGRA, encoded by the coding sequence ATGAAGAAATTACAAGTCAAAATTCTTGATGAAAGAATTAAAAATAATTTGCCGCAATACGCCACATCAGGCAGTGCTGGTCTTGATTTAAAGGCTTGCTTAGATGAAGCCATCACGATTGAACCAGGCCAAACAGTTTTAGTACCAACAGGTATCGCTATTTATTTAGATGATCCAGGCTATGCTGCATTGATATTGCCTAGATCAGGTCTAGGTCATAAACATGGCATCGTTTTAGGCAATTTAGTAGGATTAATTGACTCTGATTACCAAGGCCAATTAATGGTCAGCACTTGGAACAGAGGTCAAACTAGCTTCAAGCTTGAGCCTATGGAGCGCCTAGCTCAGCTCGTGATTGTTCCTGTTGCTCAAGTTGAATGGGACGAAGTGGAAGAGTTTACCGCCAGCGACCGTGGTGCTGGCGGCTTTGGTAGCACTGGCCGCGCTTAA
- the argF gene encoding ornithine carbamoyltransferase, translating to MVSNIPVRHYLQFTDFSADEYAYLLERSAFLKAKFKRYETWHPLHDRTLAMIFEKNSTRTRLSFEAGIHQLGGHAVFLNTKDTQLGRGEPVEDAAQVISRMTDIIMIRTFGQDIIERFASNSRVPVINGLTNEYHPCQVLADIFTFTEHRSSIKGKTVAWIGDANNMAYTWIQAAELLGFQVNFSAPPGYQLDQSMLSANAKNHLKVFDKPADACKDVDLVTTDVWTSMGYEDENQARLKAFKNWMVTDDLMKVAKSDALFMHCLPAHRGEEVSASVIDGPQSVVWDEAENRLHVQKALMEFLLCGKL from the coding sequence ATGGTATCGAATATTCCTGTTAGGCATTACCTACAATTTACCGACTTTAGTGCCGATGAGTATGCGTACTTATTGGAGCGCTCAGCTTTTCTTAAAGCAAAATTTAAGCGTTATGAGACTTGGCATCCTTTGCATGATCGTACATTGGCGATGATCTTTGAGAAAAACTCAACGCGTACGAGATTGTCATTTGAAGCTGGTATTCACCAATTGGGTGGTCACGCTGTATTTTTAAATACTAAAGACACACAATTAGGCCGTGGTGAGCCTGTCGAAGATGCTGCTCAAGTTATTTCTCGTATGACGGACATCATCATGATCCGTACTTTTGGCCAAGACATTATTGAGCGCTTCGCAAGCAACTCGAGAGTCCCTGTTATTAATGGTCTAACGAATGAGTATCACCCTTGCCAAGTATTGGCTGATATTTTTACTTTTACAGAACATCGCTCATCAATCAAAGGTAAGACGGTTGCTTGGATTGGTGATGCAAATAACATGGCTTATACCTGGATACAGGCTGCTGAGTTATTGGGCTTTCAGGTGAATTTCTCCGCTCCGCCAGGTTATCAGTTAGATCAGTCGATGTTAAGTGCCAATGCGAAGAATCATTTGAAGGTTTTTGATAAACCAGCGGATGCTTGTAAAGATGTTGATTTGGTTACCACGGATGTTTGGACGAGCATGGGTTATGAAGATGAAAACCAAGCGCGTCTGAAAGCATTTAAAAACTGGATGGTGACAGATGACTTGATGAAAGTAGCTAAGTCGGATGCGCTCTTTATGCATTGTTTACCGGCCCATCGTGGCGAAGAAGTTTCGGCTTCAGTGATTGATGGCCCGCAAAGTGTTGTTTGGGATGAGGCGGAAAACCGCTTGCATGTTCAAAAAGCGCTGATGGAATTCTTGCTTTGTGGCAAGTTGTAA